The following are encoded in a window of Halorarum salinum genomic DNA:
- a CDS encoding glycerophosphodiester phosphodiesterase, producing MPALIAHRGFAGDHPENTLGAFRAAAGTAAMLELDVRRCGSGEVVVFHDAELGRVTGRRGAVAETPYDVLADCEVLDSGEGVPLLADVFAAVPPSVGVNVELKTVDVAADAAELAAAASHDVVVSSFRPDALRAVAGVADDLPLAHLFLPEADDPIGRARSLGCDYLHPPKAVADADLVEAAHDRGLGVNAWTVKTPAEATRLVAAGVDGLIADHGDVLG from the coding sequence ATGCCAGCGCTCATCGCCCACCGCGGGTTCGCCGGGGACCACCCGGAGAACACGCTGGGGGCCTTCCGCGCGGCCGCCGGGACGGCGGCCATGCTCGAACTCGACGTCCGACGCTGCGGGTCGGGCGAGGTCGTCGTCTTCCACGACGCGGAACTCGGTCGGGTCACGGGCCGCCGGGGCGCCGTCGCGGAGACGCCCTACGACGTCCTCGCGGACTGCGAGGTGCTCGACTCCGGCGAGGGCGTCCCCCTGCTCGCGGACGTGTTCGCGGCGGTCCCCCCGTCGGTCGGCGTCAACGTCGAACTCAAGACGGTCGACGTCGCGGCCGACGCGGCGGAACTCGCGGCGGCGGCCTCCCACGACGTCGTCGTCTCCTCGTTCCGCCCGGACGCGCTGCGGGCCGTCGCCGGTGTGGCCGACGACCTCCCGCTGGCGCACCTCTTCCTTCCGGAGGCCGACGACCCGATCGGCCGGGCGCGCTCGCTCGGGTGCGACTACCTCCACCCGCCGAAGGCGGTCGCGGACGCCGACCTCGTCGAGGCGGCCCACGACCGGGGACTCGGGGTGAACGCCTGGACCGTGAAGACCCCCGCGGAGGCGACCCGCCTCGTCGCCGCCGGTGTCGACGGCCTCATCGCCGACCACGGGGACGTCCTCGGCTGA
- a CDS encoding HAD-IIA family hydrolase: protein MSGIEGAVLDLDGTVYRGDALVPGAAAAIETLRERGVDVLFFSNKAIERPAAYREKLERLGVPVPADRVVTSATVTATYVAEHHPGERVFLVGEEPLAEELAAAGVSVGPPADATVVVASMDRSFDYDALSDAMAAMEGADAFYATNPDRTCPVEGGEIPDAAGMIGAVEGVTGRDLDLVLGKPSPVAVEAAMARLGVAPERCLMVGDRLETDVRMGNRAGMRTALVLTGVTDAADLPGGEGAGASGRPGSSTAGYRDRTGTDRGNAPAPDHVLDSLADVPSLL from the coding sequence ATGAGCGGCATCGAGGGCGCCGTGCTCGACCTCGACGGGACGGTGTACCGGGGCGACGCGCTCGTCCCCGGGGCGGCGGCGGCGATCGAGACCCTCCGCGAGCGCGGCGTCGACGTGCTGTTCTTCTCGAACAAGGCGATCGAACGCCCGGCGGCCTACCGGGAGAAACTCGAGCGGCTGGGCGTGCCAGTCCCGGCCGACCGGGTCGTCACGTCCGCCACCGTGACGGCGACGTACGTCGCCGAGCACCACCCCGGCGAGCGGGTGTTTCTGGTCGGGGAGGAGCCGCTGGCCGAGGAACTCGCCGCGGCCGGGGTGTCGGTCGGTCCACCCGCCGACGCCACCGTCGTGGTGGCCTCCATGGATCGGTCGTTCGACTACGACGCGCTCTCGGACGCGATGGCCGCGATGGAGGGCGCCGACGCGTTCTACGCGACGAACCCCGACCGGACCTGCCCGGTCGAGGGCGGTGAGATCCCCGACGCGGCGGGCATGATCGGCGCCGTCGAGGGGGTCACGGGCCGGGACCTCGACCTGGTCCTCGGGAAGCCGTCGCCCGTCGCCGTCGAGGCCGCGATGGCGCGCCTCGGCGTCGCCCCGGAGCGGTGCCTGATGGTGGGCGACAGGCTCGAGACGGACGTGCGGATGGGGAATCGGGCCGGGATGCGGACGGCGCTCGTCCTCACGGGCGTGACCGACGCCGCCGACCTGCCGGGCGGGGAGGGCGCCGGCGCGTCCGGCCGGCCCGGCTCGTCCACGGCGGGCTACAGGGACCGGACGGGCACCGACCGGGGGAACGCGCCGGCGCCGGACCACGTGCTCGACTCGCTGGCCGACGTCCCGTCGCTCCTCTAG
- a CDS encoding ABC transporter substrate-binding protein gives MGGGSGELLDEMVTGFPDATAQSEYQGSYEDVLNNVFGSLDSGNAPDLAMIDSLHAQQILDTEATVPVEEMLPDGFDPGNLIDTVTDFFTLDGALQSMPFNNSNAVLYYNKDVFEEAGLDPESPPETLAEVRGYSEQIVDAGAADYGITWPNHVWFVEHWYALANQLLVDEENGHAGSPSTLLTDNQFAVDLWTWWQGMYEDGLYTNPGIEAWGEARSAFLSGTAAMELDSTAAVAGHLESAEEEGFELGTGYYPAMDGRTGVPIGGASFWALGEPSEERQADLGNLVAHLASPENQVEWHKGSGYYAIHEDAVDRLEDEGWFEENPEYTTAFDQLYESEATPATRRMLVGPAREVSLTIQETSVEIFSGDSSVEDGLSSMRSDVEDEFERYERVVGQ, from the coding sequence ATGGGCGGCGGCAGCGGGGAACTGCTCGACGAGATGGTGACGGGGTTCCCGGACGCGACGGCCCAGTCGGAGTACCAGGGGAGCTACGAGGACGTGCTCAACAACGTCTTCGGCTCGCTCGACTCCGGGAACGCGCCGGACCTCGCGATGATCGACAGCCTCCACGCGCAGCAGATCCTCGACACCGAGGCGACGGTGCCCGTGGAGGAGATGCTGCCCGACGGCTTCGATCCGGGCAACCTCATCGACACGGTCACCGACTTCTTCACCCTCGACGGGGCGCTCCAGTCGATGCCGTTCAACAACTCGAACGCGGTCCTCTACTACAACAAGGACGTCTTCGAGGAGGCGGGGCTCGACCCCGAATCCCCCCCGGAGACGCTCGCCGAGGTGCGCGGGTACTCCGAGCAGATCGTCGACGCCGGCGCGGCCGACTACGGCATCACGTGGCCGAACCACGTCTGGTTCGTCGAGCACTGGTACGCGCTCGCGAACCAGCTCCTGGTCGACGAGGAGAACGGCCACGCAGGGTCGCCCTCGACCCTGCTCACCGACAACCAGTTCGCGGTCGACCTGTGGACGTGGTGGCAGGGCATGTACGAGGACGGCCTCTACACCAACCCCGGCATCGAGGCGTGGGGCGAGGCGCGCTCCGCGTTCCTCTCGGGCACCGCGGCGATGGAACTCGACTCGACGGCGGCCGTCGCCGGTCACCTCGAGAGCGCCGAGGAGGAGGGGTTCGAGCTGGGTACCGGCTACTACCCCGCGATGGACGGCCGAACCGGCGTCCCCATCGGCGGCGCGTCGTTCTGGGCGCTCGGTGAGCCGAGCGAGGAGCGGCAGGCGGACCTCGGCAACCTCGTCGCACACCTCGCGTCGCCGGAGAACCAGGTCGAGTGGCACAAGGGCTCCGGCTACTACGCGATCCACGAGGACGCCGTCGACCGGCTCGAGGACGAGGGGTGGTTCGAGGAGAACCCCGAGTACACCACCGCGTTCGACCAGCTCTACGAGTCCGAGGCGACCCCGGCGACGCGCAGGATGCTGGTCGGGCCCGCACGCGAGGTGTCGCTCACCATCCAGGAGACGTCCGTCGAGATCTTCTCGGGCGACTCCTCGGTCGAGGACGGGCTCTCGAGCATGCGCTCGGACGTCGAGGACGAGTTCGAACGGTACGAGCGCGTCGTCGGACAGTAA
- a CDS encoding carbohydrate ABC transporter permease, whose protein sequence is MSSREIYGSARGGYLLLLPTLVVSLVFLYYPTVQALYLSTFETLMFGSRRLFTGAGNYVSLATSADYHQSILVTLVFGVIVVGGVMAISLAVSYLLYEVQAGQSGYLIAAIWPYALPPAVAGIVFFYIIHPSLGVLTRPIEAVFGMDVDWFTSGWQAFAVVTAAVVWKQIGYNVIFMIAALNNVPKSLGEVADLDGVGRFQRLVRVYVPLISPTLLFLVVMNTVYAYFHTFAFVDILTKGGPGGATNIMVYDLYRNAFQLNNHGLASAQSVVLFVVVGLLMYLQLRVSGKYTHYG, encoded by the coding sequence ATGTCCTCGAGAGAGATCTACGGGAGCGCGAGGGGCGGATACCTGCTGCTGTTGCCGACGCTCGTCGTCTCGCTGGTGTTTCTCTACTACCCGACGGTGCAGGCGCTCTACCTCAGCACGTTCGAGACGCTCATGTTCGGCAGCCGGCGGCTGTTCACCGGCGCCGGCAACTACGTCTCGCTGGCGACCTCGGCCGACTACCACCAGAGCATCCTCGTGACGCTGGTGTTCGGGGTCATCGTCGTCGGCGGCGTGATGGCGATCTCGCTCGCCGTCTCGTACCTGCTGTACGAGGTGCAGGCCGGCCAGTCCGGCTACCTCATCGCGGCCATCTGGCCGTACGCGCTCCCCCCGGCGGTCGCGGGGATCGTGTTCTTCTACATCATCCACCCGAGCCTCGGCGTGTTGACCCGGCCGATCGAGGCCGTCTTCGGCATGGACGTCGACTGGTTCACGAGCGGGTGGCAGGCGTTCGCCGTGGTCACCGCGGCGGTCGTCTGGAAGCAGATCGGCTACAACGTCATCTTCATGATCGCCGCGCTGAACAACGTCCCGAAGTCGCTCGGGGAGGTCGCGGACCTCGACGGGGTCGGTCGGTTCCAGCGGCTCGTCCGGGTCTACGTCCCGCTCATCTCGCCGACGCTCCTGTTCCTCGTCGTGATGAACACCGTCTACGCGTACTTCCACACGTTCGCGTTCGTCGACATCCTCACCAAGGGCGGCCCCGGGGGCGCGACGAACATCATGGTGTACGACCTGTACCGCAACGCGTTCCAGTTGAACAACCACGGGCTCGCGTCCGCCCAGTCGGTCGTCCTCTTCGTCGTGGTCGGCCTGCTGATGTACCTCCAGCTCCGCGTGTCCGGCAAGTACACGCACTACGGCTGA
- a CDS encoding carbohydrate ABC transporter permease → MSTESTLHDRFRTLTGTEWTDARDRLGLHVTLALAVLLMALPILVAAIVSTQSRGIVTGVSDLTPGTSTVENYRTVLVDYDMGRYLLNSLVMSVVIVVGKLIISLLAALAIVYYRFPYKDLAFMAILLTLMLPVPVRVVPLFDVVTALGWGNSMLALTVPYLASATTVFLLRQHFLSIPVTIVESAKLDGVGPLQFLTQVLIPMSRGMIAGVSVIMFVYAWNQYLWPLIIIDSQNNQVAQVGITLLQGNVQAGDLQWSLVMAGAIVTLLPPLLVLFAFRGPLLETFAVQQK, encoded by the coding sequence ATGAGCACCGAATCCACGCTTCACGACCGGTTTCGCACGCTGACGGGCACCGAGTGGACCGACGCGCGCGACCGGCTGGGGCTCCACGTCACGCTCGCACTCGCAGTCCTGCTGATGGCGCTCCCGATACTCGTCGCGGCGATCGTGAGCACCCAGTCGCGGGGGATCGTCACCGGCGTCTCCGACCTGACGCCGGGCACCAGCACGGTCGAGAACTACCGCACCGTGCTCGTCGACTACGACATGGGGCGGTACCTGCTCAACTCCCTCGTCATGTCGGTGGTCATCGTCGTCGGGAAGCTGATCATCTCGCTGCTGGCGGCGCTGGCCATCGTCTACTACCGGTTCCCCTACAAGGACCTCGCGTTCATGGCCATCCTGCTGACGCTGATGCTCCCCGTCCCGGTGCGGGTCGTCCCGCTGTTCGACGTCGTGACCGCGCTGGGCTGGGGGAACTCCATGCTCGCGCTCACCGTCCCGTACCTCGCGAGCGCGACGACCGTGTTCCTGTTGCGCCAGCACTTCCTCTCCATCCCGGTCACCATCGTCGAGAGCGCCAAACTCGACGGGGTCGGCCCGCTACAGTTCCTCACGCAGGTGCTGATACCGATGTCGCGGGGGATGATCGCGGGCGTGTCGGTCATCATGTTCGTCTACGCCTGGAACCAGTACCTCTGGCCGCTCATCATCATCGACTCACAGAACAACCAGGTCGCGCAGGTCGGCATCACGCTCCTGCAGGGGAACGTGCAGGCGGGCGACCTGCAGTGGTCGCTCGTGATGGCGGGGGCGATCGTGACGCTGCTCCCGCCGCTGCTCGTCCTGTTCGCGTTCCGGGGGCCGCTGCTCGAAACGTTCGCCGTCCAACAGAAGTGA
- a CDS encoding ABC transporter ATP-binding protein has product MTTITLEEITKRYEDVTAVDSVDLEIREGEFIVLVGPSGCGKSTTLRMLSGLESVTEGTIRMDDADVTGVEPKDRNVAMVFQNYALYPHMTAERNMTFGMNTDGDYTDEEIAERVAEAAATLDVEDLLDRKPAELSGGEKQRVAIGRALVRDPQMLLMDEPLSNLDAKLRLQMRTELAELHEELRTTTVYVTHDQTEAMTLGDRVAVLDAGRIQQVDRPQVLYDYPATRFVAEFIGSPGMNCLPVEVTDDGEPIRAVAEGVRIDLPRTADLGDVEGVRTLGIRPEDFVVGGGTADARIEGTVRVREPLGDRTLVHVGVGGETLKVQADAHTPAEAGDPIELGVDRERLHLFDPDSGEAAYHSDAELAEVVRGAGMD; this is encoded by the coding sequence ATGACGACAATCACGCTCGAAGAGATCACGAAGCGGTACGAGGACGTAACGGCGGTCGACTCGGTCGACCTGGAGATCCGCGAGGGCGAGTTCATCGTCCTCGTCGGCCCGTCGGGCTGCGGGAAGAGCACGACGCTCCGGATGCTCTCCGGCCTGGAGTCGGTCACCGAGGGGACCATCCGCATGGACGACGCCGACGTCACCGGGGTCGAGCCGAAGGACCGCAACGTGGCGATGGTGTTCCAGAACTACGCGCTGTACCCCCACATGACCGCCGAGCGCAACATGACGTTCGGCATGAACACGGACGGGGACTACACCGACGAGGAGATCGCCGAACGGGTGGCCGAGGCGGCCGCCACCCTCGACGTCGAGGACCTCCTCGACCGCAAGCCCGCGGAGCTCTCGGGCGGGGAGAAGCAGCGCGTCGCCATCGGCCGCGCGCTGGTCCGCGACCCCCAGATGCTGCTGATGGACGAGCCGCTGTCGAACCTCGACGCGAAGCTGCGCCTCCAGATGCGGACGGAACTGGCCGAACTCCACGAGGAACTCCGGACGACGACCGTCTACGTCACCCACGACCAGACGGAGGCGATGACGCTCGGGGACCGCGTGGCAGTCCTCGACGCCGGTCGGATCCAGCAGGTCGACCGCCCGCAGGTGCTGTACGACTATCCGGCGACCCGGTTCGTCGCCGAGTTCATCGGCAGCCCCGGGATGAACTGCCTGCCGGTCGAGGTGACCGACGACGGGGAGCCCATCCGGGCGGTCGCCGAGGGGGTCCGCATCGACCTCCCCCGGACGGCCGACCTGGGCGACGTCGAGGGGGTCCGGACCCTCGGGATCCGGCCGGAGGACTTCGTCGTCGGCGGGGGGACGGCCGACGCCCGCATCGAGGGGACCGTGCGCGTCCGCGAGCCGCTGGGGGACCGCACGCTCGTGCACGTCGGTGTCGGCGGGGAGACCCTGAAGGTGCAGGCGGACGCGCACACGCCGGCGGAGGCGGGCGATCCGATCGAACTCGGCGTCGACCGGGAACGGCTGCACCTGTTCGACCCCGACTCCGGGGAGGCGGCGTACCACTCGGACGCCGAACTCGCGGAGGTGGTCCGGGGCGCGGGGATGGACTGA
- the glpK gene encoding glycerol kinase GlpK produces MTRYVGAIDQGTTGTRFIVFDHGGQVVATAYERHEQHYPEPGWVEHDPVEIWENTRTVIGAALSRAGIEPDRLAALGVTNQRETTLLWDADTGTPVHDAIVWQDRRTTERVEELREEGWADTIRERTGLEADAYFSATKAEWLLENADPIKLQRSRPADVRDRAEAGEVLFGTVDSWLVWKLTGNHVTDVTNASRTMLYNVRECEWDDELLAEFGVPRAMLPEVRPSSDEETYGTTDPDGFLGEAVPVAGALGDQQAALFGQTCFDAGDAKNTYGTGSFVLMNTGTEAVESDHGLLTTIGFQRSGEPVQYALEGSIFITGAAVEWLEDVELVDDPAQTEEIARRVDGTDGVYLVPAFTGLGAPHWDQRARGTIVGMTRGTRKPHIVRAALEAIAYQTRDVTEAMEADAGIDLTSLRVDGGAVKNNFLCSLQADVLGTDIVRPEVDETTALGAAYAAGLAVGYWKSLAELRDNWQVDREFPPEADPAAMDARYERWGDAVECAKGWADDGVSH; encoded by the coding sequence ATGACGCGATACGTCGGCGCCATCGACCAGGGGACGACCGGCACCCGGTTCATCGTGTTCGACCACGGCGGGCAGGTCGTCGCCACCGCCTACGAGCGGCACGAGCAGCACTACCCGGAGCCGGGGTGGGTCGAACACGACCCCGTCGAGATCTGGGAGAACACGAGGACGGTCATCGGGGCGGCGCTCTCCCGGGCCGGGATCGAACCCGACCGGCTCGCCGCCCTGGGGGTGACGAACCAGCGCGAGACGACGCTGCTGTGGGACGCCGACACCGGAACGCCCGTCCACGACGCCATCGTCTGGCAGGACCGCCGCACCACCGAGCGCGTCGAGGAACTCCGCGAGGAGGGGTGGGCCGACACCATTCGCGAGCGGACCGGGCTGGAGGCCGACGCCTACTTCTCGGCGACGAAGGCCGAGTGGCTGCTGGAGAACGCCGACCCGATCAAACTGCAGCGCTCGCGGCCCGCGGACGTCCGCGACCGGGCTGAGGCCGGCGAGGTGCTGTTCGGCACCGTCGACTCCTGGCTCGTCTGGAAGCTGACGGGCAACCACGTGACCGACGTGACGAACGCCTCGCGGACGATGCTGTACAACGTCCGGGAGTGCGAGTGGGACGACGAACTGCTCGCGGAGTTCGGCGTCCCGCGGGCGATGCTCCCCGAGGTGCGGCCCTCCTCGGACGAGGAGACGTACGGGACGACGGACCCGGACGGGTTCCTCGGGGAGGCCGTCCCGGTCGCGGGCGCGCTCGGCGACCAGCAGGCGGCGCTGTTCGGCCAGACCTGCTTCGACGCCGGCGACGCGAAGAACACCTACGGCACCGGGAGCTTCGTGCTGATGAACACCGGCACCGAGGCGGTCGAGTCCGACCACGGCCTGCTGACGACGATCGGCTTCCAGCGGTCGGGCGAGCCCGTCCAGTACGCGCTCGAGGGGTCGATCTTCATCACCGGCGCCGCCGTCGAGTGGCTGGAGGACGTCGAGCTCGTCGACGACCCGGCCCAGACCGAGGAGATCGCGCGGCGGGTCGACGGGACGGACGGCGTCTACCTCGTTCCCGCGTTCACGGGGCTCGGCGCGCCCCACTGGGACCAGCGGGCACGCGGCACCATCGTCGGGATGACGCGGGGGACACGCAAGCCCCACATCGTCCGGGCGGCCCTGGAGGCCATCGCCTACCAGACGCGCGACGTGACCGAGGCGATGGAGGCGGACGCGGGCATCGACCTGACGAGCCTGCGCGTCGACGGCGGCGCGGTGAAGAACAACTTCCTCTGCTCGCTGCAGGCGGACGTCCTCGGGACCGACATCGTCCGCCCGGAGGTCGACGAGACGACGGCGCTCGGCGCCGCCTACGCGGCCGGGCTCGCCGTGGGCTACTGGAAGTCGCTCGCCGAACTCCGGGACAACTGGCAGGTCGACCGGGAGTTCCCGCCCGAGGCCGACCCGGCGGCGATGGACGCCCGGTACGAGCGGTGGGGCGACGCCGTCGAGTGCGCGAAGGGCTGGGCCGACGACGGGGTGAGTCACTGA
- a CDS encoding Cdc6/Cdc18 family protein: MNVEDRIERRLRVDGDAGVVRDLADVNPVVHVDEPTGRGPVLERLLDALDPAFAGARPPSLYVHGPKGAGKSAVVGALFDRLVDRGGRGRRAILTTTRAADPRLPAFVAVDARRARTEFGLYRETLEGIADDPVPEHGVGTGELRDRLAEAVEATGDVVVAVDHVGEDGGHDAAEAAAVLAGVSEDVVPVCIGRDPPADLDWTPEATVAFEAYRRHALVDVLTSRVSSALARDAVSHDQVREVAEWAEGDAHDALAATFGAAAAAEAAGHGTVTADDLDAGVDAVPRPGVALGRVLALPANRRRVLYELVGLPESERASVGAATEAIAAADGVDLSPSTVRRVLYELADLGVLERVRAESSVGKGRPPSRVEPGFPTRVFATLFERV; this comes from the coding sequence GTGAACGTCGAGGACCGCATCGAACGGCGACTGCGGGTCGACGGCGACGCCGGCGTCGTCCGCGACCTCGCGGACGTGAACCCGGTCGTCCACGTCGACGAGCCGACGGGCCGCGGCCCGGTGCTCGAACGGCTCCTCGACGCGCTGGACCCCGCCTTCGCCGGCGCCCGCCCGCCGTCGCTGTACGTCCACGGGCCGAAGGGCGCCGGGAAGTCGGCGGTCGTCGGGGCGCTGTTCGACCGGCTGGTCGACCGCGGCGGGCGCGGGCGGCGGGCCATCCTGACGACGACCCGCGCGGCCGACCCCCGGCTGCCGGCGTTCGTCGCGGTCGACGCCCGCCGGGCGCGGACGGAGTTCGGCCTCTACCGCGAGACACTGGAGGGGATCGCCGACGACCCCGTCCCGGAACACGGCGTCGGAACCGGGGAGCTCCGGGACCGACTGGCCGAGGCGGTCGAGGCGACCGGCGACGTCGTCGTCGCCGTCGACCACGTCGGGGAGGACGGGGGCCACGACGCCGCGGAGGCGGCCGCGGTGCTGGCGGGCGTCTCCGAGGACGTCGTCCCGGTGTGCATCGGCCGCGACCCGCCCGCCGACCTCGACTGGACGCCGGAGGCGACCGTCGCGTTCGAGGCGTACCGCCGGCACGCGCTCGTGGACGTGCTCACCTCGCGGGTCTCCTCGGCGCTCGCCCGCGACGCGGTCAGCCACGACCAGGTTCGGGAGGTGGCCGAGTGGGCCGAGGGCGACGCCCACGACGCGCTCGCGGCGACGTTCGGCGCGGCGGCCGCCGCCGAGGCCGCGGGCCACGGGACGGTGACCGCCGACGACCTGGACGCCGGCGTCGACGCCGTCCCGCGGCCGGGGGTCGCGCTCGGGCGCGTGCTCGCGCTGCCGGCGAACAGGCGTCGCGTCCTGTACGAACTCGTCGGACTGCCGGAGTCGGAGCGGGCCTCGGTCGGGGCGGCCACGGAGGCCATCGCGGCCGCCGACGGCGTCGACCTCTCGCCCTCGACGGTCCGACGGGTGCTGTACGAACTCGCGGACCTGGGCGTGCTGGAGCGCGTCCGCGCCGAGTCGTCGGTCGGGAAGGGTCGGCCGCCGAGCCGGGTCGAGCCGGGGTTCCCGACGCGCGTGTTCGCGACGCTGTTCGAGCGGGTGTAG
- a CDS encoding 2Fe-2S iron-sulfur cluster-binding protein gives MVDAVAVGLGAGLVLVFVALHFARGTGWEPTADISEEVLERRAATVPETDFPEPGNRAIGGGGAAVGAVPAGEEGELEEGEEAEESTSPADIPEDEVEYFEVEFVKEGATIELANNETVLEQGEEQGWDLPYACREGQCVSCAGRITNGGNAEEYVVHDNQQMLDDPELDEGYTLTCVAYPRADFTIETGEAP, from the coding sequence ATGGTAGACGCCGTTGCAGTCGGGCTCGGCGCGGGCCTCGTCCTGGTCTTCGTCGCCCTGCACTTCGCCCGCGGCACGGGCTGGGAGCCGACCGCGGACATCTCCGAGGAGGTGCTCGAGCGGCGCGCGGCCACCGTCCCGGAGACCGACTTCCCGGAGCCCGGAAACCGGGCCATCGGCGGGGGCGGCGCCGCGGTCGGGGCGGTTCCGGCCGGCGAGGAGGGCGAACTCGAGGAGGGCGAGGAGGCGGAGGAGTCGACCAGCCCGGCCGACATCCCCGAGGACGAGGTCGAGTACTTCGAGGTCGAGTTCGTGAAGGAGGGCGCGACGATCGAACTCGCCAACAACGAGACGGTGCTCGAACAGGGCGAGGAGCAGGGCTGGGACCTGCCGTACGCCTGCCGCGAGGGCCAGTGCGTCTCCTGTGCGGGCCGCATCACGAACGGCGGCAACGCCGAGGAGTACGTCGTCCACGACAACCAGCAGATGCTCGACGACCCCGAACTCGACGAGGGGTACACCCTGACCTGCGTCGCCTACCCGCGCGCGGACTTCACCATCGAGACGGGCGAGGCGCCGTAG
- the gnd gene encoding phosphogluconate dehydrogenase (NAD(+)-dependent, decarboxylating) has protein sequence MQLGVIGLGRMGRIVVDRSLDAGHDVVAFDLDAEATAAAAEAGAIPADSVADLADRLGEGKRIWLMVPAGDAVDATLEELDPHLDGGDVVVDGGNSHFGDSTRRADSCPAAYLDCGTSGGPASAEAGFSLMVGGPEWAYEELTPVFDAVATGPAGHDRMGPAGSGHYVKMVHNGVEYALMQAYGEGFELLHEGRYDLDLEAVARTWNNGAVIRSWLLELCEEAFREEGADLGDVADRVEGGSTGTWTVQEALEQEVPLPLVYTALSERFGSRAGEDGRFSRRLANRLRYGFGRHEVQRE, from the coding sequence ATGCAACTCGGCGTCATCGGACTCGGGCGGATGGGGCGCATCGTCGTGGACCGCAGTCTCGACGCCGGCCACGACGTCGTCGCCTTCGACCTCGACGCGGAGGCGACCGCCGCGGCCGCGGAGGCCGGCGCGATCCCCGCGGACTCGGTCGCCGACCTCGCGGACAGGCTGGGGGAGGGGAAGCGAATCTGGCTCATGGTGCCCGCCGGCGACGCCGTCGACGCGACGCTGGAGGAACTCGACCCGCACCTGGACGGGGGAGACGTCGTCGTCGACGGCGGCAACTCACACTTCGGGGACTCGACCCGCCGCGCCGACTCGTGTCCGGCCGCGTACCTCGACTGCGGCACCTCCGGCGGCCCCGCCAGCGCCGAGGCGGGGTTCTCGCTGATGGTCGGCGGCCCCGAGTGGGCCTACGAGGAACTGACGCCGGTGTTCGACGCCGTGGCGACCGGTCCGGCGGGCCACGACCGGATGGGGCCCGCCGGCTCGGGCCACTACGTGAAGATGGTCCACAACGGCGTCGAGTACGCGCTGATGCAGGCGTACGGCGAGGGGTTCGAACTGCTCCACGAGGGCCGGTACGACCTCGACCTCGAGGCGGTCGCGCGGACGTGGAACAACGGCGCCGTCATCCGGTCGTGGCTGCTCGAACTCTGCGAGGAGGCGTTCCGCGAGGAGGGGGCCGACCTCGGCGACGTCGCCGACCGGGTCGAGGGGGGCTCCACGGGAACCTGGACCGTGCAGGAGGCGCTCGAACAGGAGGTGCCGCTCCCGCTCGTCTACACGGCGCTCTCGGAGCGGTTCGGCTCGCGGGCCGGCGAGGACGGCCGGTTCTCCCGGCGGCTGGCGAACCGGCTGCGGTACGGCTTCGGCAGGCACGAGGTCCAGCGGGAGTAA
- a CDS encoding DUF7521 family protein: MPAITLQLGGLSTVDAVFVASEALSVVLGLLISYIAYQGYRRNDARPMLFVGVGFVLVLGVPALVAGLYLLVPALTEVHAGAVTQVSELLGLASVLYGLRMD; encoded by the coding sequence GTGCCCGCGATCACGCTCCAGCTCGGCGGGCTCTCGACGGTCGACGCGGTCTTCGTCGCCTCCGAAGCCCTCAGCGTCGTCCTCGGCCTCCTCATCAGCTACATCGCCTACCAGGGGTACCGCAGGAACGACGCCCGACCGATGCTCTTCGTCGGCGTCGGCTTCGTCCTCGTCCTGGGCGTGCCGGCGCTCGTCGCCGGCCTCTACCTGCTCGTCCCGGCCCTGACGGAGGTCCACGCGGGCGCGGTGACGCAGGTGTCGGAACTGCTCGGCCTGGCGAGCGTCCTCTACGGCCTGCGGATGGACTGA
- a CDS encoding ArsR/SmtB family transcription factor: MNDGPEVAALAAVLEDDCARTILVATREDALSVSELADACGVSEPTVYRRLETLRERDLIEERTRFDADGHHHGVFTASVERVAFRIAADGVDVEIARRSSMADRFTDIVEGL; the protein is encoded by the coding sequence GTGAATGACGGACCGGAAGTCGCGGCCCTCGCCGCCGTGCTCGAGGACGACTGCGCGCGAACCATCCTCGTCGCGACGCGGGAGGACGCCTTGTCCGTGAGCGAGCTGGCCGACGCCTGCGGGGTCTCCGAACCGACCGTCTACCGGCGGCTGGAGACGCTCCGCGAGCGGGACCTGATCGAGGAACGGACGCGGTTCGACGCCGACGGCCACCACCACGGCGTCTTCACGGCCAGCGTCGAACGCGTCGCCTTCCGGATCGCCGCCGACGGCGTCGACGTGGAGATCGCCCGCCGGTCGAGCATGGCCGACCGGTTCACGGACATCGTCGAGGGGCTCTAG